A DNA window from Brenneria izadpanahii contains the following coding sequences:
- a CDS encoding prepilin-type N-terminal cleavage/methylation domain-containing protein encodes MFIISPPPDYLLFNFALTLETMLMKCASSRQQGFSLIEVMVVLVIIGIATAAVSVSMAPDPAANLRLDARELAERLAAAQYETRIDGRIIVWEPLGDGYRFVRGVWVEQPGSVVPRVTTAGKLDDFARDDALRPRRWRDGAVEVAPPTPLRLTSEWLGAPLRLELRRGGHSIAIVRAADGGFQVQ; translated from the coding sequence ATGTTTATTATTTCGCCGCCTCCTGATTATTTATTATTCAATTTCGCGCTAACGCTGGAAACCATGCTAATGAAATGCGCCAGTAGCAGACAACAGGGTTTTTCTCTGATCGAGGTTATGGTGGTGCTGGTCATCATCGGCATCGCCACGGCCGCCGTCAGCGTGAGCATGGCGCCGGATCCGGCGGCGAATCTGCGGCTCGATGCGCGGGAACTGGCGGAACGGCTGGCTGCGGCGCAGTATGAGACGCGCATCGACGGACGCATCATCGTGTGGGAGCCGCTGGGCGACGGCTATCGTTTTGTCCGCGGGGTCTGGGTCGAGCAGCCCGGCAGCGTCGTGCCGCGCGTGACGACCGCCGGAAAACTCGATGATTTCGCCCGCGACGATGCGCTGCGGCCGCGCCGCTGGCGCGACGGCGCGGTCGAGGTCGCGCCGCCGACGCCGCTACGTCTGACGTCCGAATGGCTCGGCGCGCCGCTGCGTTTGGAACTGCGACGCGGCGGGCACAGCATCGCCATCGTGCGCGCCGCCGACGGCGGCTTTCAGGTGCAATAG
- a CDS encoding pyruvate kinase, with product METPNQPGDCIKVTTLLHVLESLRDDMLAGVHSGRPILDELDDSYRESACNLLAYLALRRHDIRNLQTQLTELGLSSLGRSEGHILSSVGAVIALLRMMSGTSAKSIEPPQGLNLSSNRALLAEHADALFGPEPIGRRARIMVTLSSEAADNYPLVRDLLAAHMDSARINSAHDGPDEWLRMIEHVRRAQRELGKHCQVMMDLAGPKMRTGRIQPETAAVKVRPVRDGLGKVLRPARIWLTALERPEPAPAAADAVIPVADDWLRKLRRGLSVSFRDTRNARRRLALVETGGESGCWAELHKTAYLISGLVLNLHDGNEVVQTTIGDIPPLEGKIPLRQGDLLQLTADAENGRPASYDSAGNLLSPAHIGCSLPKVLDQIHAGESVWFDDGKIGGVVESVEKSRLNVRITQAPGPTALKSDKGINFPLSNLHLDPLGPDDLKVLAFAIEHADLVAMSFVNRPEDVAVLLNELARRRADDIGVVLKIETRCGFENLPALLLEGMRKRRFGVMIARGDLAVEGGFERMAELQEEILCLCEASHVPVIWATQVLENLAKKGSPSRAEITDAASGVRTECVMLNKGLHVREAVRMLNDLLARMQENLHKHSQLMRSLKVARQPDIAGVLKRSKNCIANPQRTI from the coding sequence ATGGAAACACCCAATCAGCCCGGCGATTGCATAAAGGTGACGACGCTCCTGCATGTGCTGGAAAGCCTGCGTGATGATATGCTTGCCGGCGTACATAGCGGGCGGCCTATTCTTGACGAGCTAGACGACAGTTACCGGGAAAGCGCATGCAACCTCCTTGCCTATCTGGCATTGCGCCGCCACGATATCCGTAATCTACAGACGCAGTTGACCGAACTGGGGCTTTCCTCTTTAGGTCGTTCGGAAGGACACATTCTTTCTTCCGTCGGCGCGGTTATCGCGCTGCTGCGGATGATGAGCGGCACTTCAGCCAAATCCATTGAACCGCCGCAGGGACTCAACCTGTCCAGCAATCGCGCGCTACTGGCCGAACACGCCGATGCGCTTTTCGGACCGGAGCCCATCGGCCGCAGAGCGCGCATCATGGTAACCCTGTCCAGCGAGGCCGCGGATAACTATCCGCTGGTGCGCGATCTGCTGGCCGCCCATATGGATAGCGCCCGCATCAACTCCGCCCATGACGGCCCGGATGAATGGCTGCGCATGATTGAACACGTGCGGCGGGCGCAGCGTGAACTGGGCAAACATTGCCAGGTGATGATGGATCTCGCCGGGCCGAAAATGCGCACCGGACGCATCCAGCCGGAGACGGCGGCCGTTAAAGTGCGCCCGGTGCGCGACGGCCTGGGCAAAGTATTGCGTCCGGCGCGAATCTGGCTGACGGCCCTGGAGCGCCCAGAGCCGGCGCCCGCCGCGGCGGATGCGGTCATTCCTGTAGCGGATGACTGGCTGCGGAAGCTGCGCAGAGGGCTATCGGTTAGTTTTCGCGATACCCGAAACGCGCGCCGGCGTCTGGCGCTGGTCGAGACCGGCGGTGAGTCCGGTTGCTGGGCCGAATTGCACAAAACCGCCTACCTGATTTCCGGCCTGGTTTTGAACCTGCACGATGGGAACGAGGTCGTTCAAACCACCATCGGCGACATTCCGCCGCTTGAAGGGAAAATTCCTTTGCGACAGGGCGATCTGCTGCAGCTTACCGCTGATGCCGAAAACGGACGGCCGGCGAGTTATGATAGCGCCGGCAACCTGCTTTCTCCCGCGCATATCGGTTGTTCTCTGCCGAAAGTGCTCGATCAGATACACGCTGGCGAATCCGTCTGGTTCGACGACGGCAAGATCGGCGGCGTAGTCGAATCCGTGGAAAAGAGCCGCCTTAACGTGCGTATCACCCAGGCGCCCGGCCCGACCGCGTTGAAAAGCGACAAAGGCATCAATTTTCCGCTGAGCAATCTGCATCTGGATCCGCTTGGTCCCGACGACCTGAAGGTTCTGGCATTCGCGATCGAGCATGCCGACCTGGTGGCGATGTCCTTTGTCAATCGCCCGGAGGATGTGGCGGTATTGCTCAATGAGCTTGCCCGGCGTCGGGCGGACGATATTGGCGTGGTTCTCAAGATCGAGACCCGCTGCGGTTTTGAAAACCTGCCGGCGCTGCTGCTGGAAGGCATGCGCAAGCGCCGCTTCGGCGTGATGATCGCCCGCGGCGATTTGGCCGTAGAAGGCGGGTTCGAACGTATGGCGGAACTACAGGAAGAAATTCTCTGTTTGTGCGAGGCGTCCCACGTGCCGGTTATATGGGCTACGCAGGTGCTGGAAAATCTGGCGAAGAAGGGTTCTCCGTCGCGAGCCGAGATCACCGACGCCGCAAGCGGCGTCCGCACCGAATGCGTGATGCTCAATAAAGGGCTCCATGTGCGGGAAGCGGTGCGTATGCTGAATGACTTGCTGGCCCGCATGCAGGAAAATCTGCATAAGCACAGTCAGCTAATGCGGAGCCTGAAGGTGGCCCGCCAGCCGGATATCGCCGGGGTGTTGAAACGAAGCAAAAATTGTATCGCTAACCCTCAGCGCACCATCTGA
- a CDS encoding transposase, translating into MKQRRSINGNLEDSIHNVSLSKLDLKLSEWVDKARKIQPVMVKRYGVPWVWLVAHPLWVEMDHLSSFIPPSHALVDLREAIDDVMAGEHDAVSKLGEKCICGVNARTVIRAWLLQILYSRTSARQVYEILTYNMLWRWFIGYDRISEKLPKAEPFIHDMDMVSTDPGALGIVCRCLANHEALHDNTGEFCINHGLLHTLRIRHPARKPSDAEDIFHSNDAEKT; encoded by the coding sequence ATGAAGCAGCGAAGATCAATAAACGGCAATTTGGAAGACAGCATCCATAACGTATCGCTGTCGAAACTGGATTTAAAACTGTCGGAATGGGTGGATAAGGCGAGAAAAATACAGCCCGTCATGGTTAAACGCTACGGCGTGCCTTGGGTATGGCTGGTGGCTCATCCGCTGTGGGTTGAAATGGATCACCTTTCTTCCTTCATTCCCCCGTCGCATGCGCTGGTTGACCTGCGCGAAGCGATCGATGATGTCATGGCCGGCGAGCATGACGCAGTGAGCAAACTCGGCGAAAAATGCATTTGCGGCGTCAACGCCCGCACGGTAATACGCGCTTGGCTGCTGCAAATTCTGTATTCGCGCACCAGCGCCCGCCAGGTCTATGAAATTCTAACCTACAACATGCTCTGGCGCTGGTTTATCGGCTACGATCGGATTTCCGAAAAATTGCCGAAGGCGGAACCGTTTATCCATGACATGGATATGGTCAGCACCGATCCGGGCGCACTTGGGATTGTATGCCGCTGCCTCGCCAACCATGAGGCGCTGCATGACAATACGGGGGAGTTCTGCATCAATCATGGCCTGTTGCACACCCTACGGATACGGCATCCGGCGCGGAAACCGTCCGATGCAGAGGATATTTTTCATTCCAACGACGCTGAAAAAACATGA
- a CDS encoding filamentous hemagglutinin N-terminal domain-containing protein: MTSRSAAARKGDGHGRRATKKHAGPRLGGFFRLSPLAYTLSLLLLAGNVQAGARPFSSAWFAQAGAARAAAAQNPAAGTGSGAAQPGSSILKQQQDASQQLQRSVGNLARSASLIASQQAVQAAAQQAASDIPDGLAAGGLKVDADPLTKGWLNAKDPTHTVSGGKTTVTVEQTADKAILNWETFNVGKNTTLNFQQDASWAVLNRVNDPNSRPSQIQGQINADGTVMIVNRNGVVFSGSSQVNVRNLVAAAANISDSQFNSGLYGVNGAATFTAAGGAVKVDQGAQLTTHAPQSVTAGGGYVLLLGKETENAGEIVTVNGQTVLAAGDSFTIKKGYGTDGNQSSTTRGNEVTVSGDGTALNSGLIRAATGDITLTGSEVRQQGVAVSTTSQDVRGTVHLTAANGVTLGADSVTAILLENTDASVLDSQRDSLLAPGVDTSADDQNIVAADKYRRDLSLVEIKGDTVDFAGDSLTLATGGQVAVEAASRALVRDGAVIDVAGALGVKVAMESNSVKVNVQGNELRDAALNRDSGALSSTDVWVDARELIYVPAGTNGYESDRWYTAGGLLEVSGYLGAQGHGVGEWMAQGGTVSFAGNEVVTQAGSQINLSGGTLDVQSGKINLSWLKGSDGRLYQISSAPADILYTGIYQGYEVEHSRWGITETFYNSLIAPQSRLENGYTVGRDAGTLVIGTKNAVLEGEIAGDTYQGERQTQAAQAGLDGYSQSQKAAARGAQLVVGQYTPYYVKDSGTLQYGLTATSGAVQSVVLSAEVAAIAADLALDGELPEERQGALYLDTDLLNDIGLGALRIAATDAITVDDALTVGNGGEITLYGPRVEVNADLAAHGGNIRLGNVLKQIGSNLRVEDTVLAAPAGTAAVTLGPGATLDASGLWSNLRLDAADISGLPYVNGGGVSLRSSGDVTLSAGSVVDVSSGAALGADGSFSGGTGGDITLVANANNASDEGAFVLDGELRGYGVDGGGTLDLLAERVTIGGEEDQADAGLWLDEMFFDKGFSQYRVTGMRGMSVAEDATVDADMPVYRYGTATQVAVTGTPIAEALELWTPPLYQEDAAVGVLTQRKGAGLTLLAGTAQSSSADKALTQALIGKGATVTVDPGQSIEVRSVGQLTVEGALNAWGGRIELGAIETSTTDAGGRSIWIGEQAVLDAAGRATVATDALGRRYGIVDAGGEIVIGGAFDPASGTAGVADITGNADADDLFVVVREGALLDASGASAVLDIPGLGAIEVAGAGGAITLATSNGLYIDGVLRAAAGGANAAGGSLTLVLDTPLYATGADERVRLARELVLSQTQAESPLAAGLGADEAADQLAYGYGAIGADRVAAGGFDGLTLASDGLLSFDGDLSLTLGQSLNLHARVLGLSDEASADTRVSLTAPYVRLAGMGGAVGGTIAFILPYTAAGPPAYPNRIWPAPC; this comes from the coding sequence TTGACGTCGCGTTCAGCGGCGGCTCGTAAGGGTGACGGCCATGGACGGCGAGCCACAAAAAAACATGCCGGCCCGCGGTTAGGCGGATTTTTCCGTCTGTCGCCGCTGGCTTATACCTTATCGCTATTACTGCTTGCGGGAAACGTCCAGGCCGGCGCCAGACCGTTCAGCAGCGCCTGGTTCGCGCAGGCGGGGGCCGCCCGAGCCGCCGCCGCGCAGAATCCCGCCGCCGGGACAGGGAGCGGCGCCGCCCAGCCGGGGTCCTCGATATTGAAACAGCAGCAGGATGCCAGTCAGCAGTTGCAGCGCTCCGTCGGCAATCTGGCGCGCAGCGCCTCCCTTATCGCCAGCCAGCAGGCCGTGCAGGCGGCGGCGCAGCAGGCGGCGTCCGACATTCCCGACGGCTTGGCCGCCGGCGGCCTGAAAGTGGATGCCGACCCGCTCACCAAAGGCTGGCTTAACGCCAAAGACCCGACCCATACGGTCTCCGGCGGCAAAACCACGGTCACCGTCGAACAGACCGCCGACAAGGCGATCCTCAACTGGGAGACCTTCAACGTGGGTAAAAACACCACGCTCAACTTCCAACAGGATGCGAGCTGGGCGGTACTGAACCGGGTGAACGACCCGAATTCGCGCCCCTCGCAGATCCAGGGGCAGATCAACGCCGACGGCACGGTGATGATCGTCAACCGCAACGGCGTGGTATTCAGCGGGTCGTCGCAGGTCAACGTGCGCAATCTGGTGGCCGCGGCGGCCAATATCAGCGACAGCCAGTTTAATAGCGGGCTGTACGGCGTTAATGGCGCCGCCACTTTCACTGCTGCGGGCGGCGCGGTGAAGGTGGATCAGGGGGCGCAGCTTACCACCCATGCGCCGCAAAGCGTCACCGCCGGCGGCGGCTATGTGCTGCTGCTGGGGAAAGAAACGGAAAATGCCGGTGAAATCGTCACCGTCAACGGCCAGACCGTGCTGGCAGCCGGCGACAGCTTTACCATCAAAAAGGGCTATGGCACCGACGGCAATCAGAGTTCCACCACGCGCGGCAACGAGGTCACCGTCAGCGGCGACGGTACGGCGCTTAACAGCGGCCTGATCCGCGCCGCCACCGGCGATATCACCCTGACCGGAAGCGAGGTGCGGCAGCAGGGCGTGGCGGTTTCCACCACCTCGCAGGACGTGCGCGGCACCGTGCATCTGACGGCGGCGAACGGCGTAACGCTGGGCGCGGACAGCGTCACGGCGATCCTGCTGGAGAACACCGACGCCAGCGTGCTGGACAGCCAGCGCGACAGCCTGCTGGCGCCGGGGGTGGATACCTCAGCGGACGACCAGAATATCGTCGCGGCCGATAAATACCGCCGCGATCTGTCGCTGGTGGAGATCAAGGGCGACACGGTGGACTTTGCCGGGGATTCGCTGACGCTGGCCACCGGCGGACAGGTGGCGGTGGAAGCCGCGTCGCGCGCGCTGGTGCGCGACGGCGCGGTTATCGACGTCGCCGGCGCGCTGGGCGTCAAGGTGGCGATGGAGAGCAACAGCGTCAAAGTCAACGTGCAGGGCAATGAACTGCGCGACGCCGCGCTCAACCGCGACAGCGGAGCGCTTAGCAGCACCGACGTGTGGGTGGACGCGCGCGAGCTGATCTACGTGCCGGCCGGCACCAACGGCTACGAGTCCGACCGCTGGTACACCGCCGGCGGGCTGCTGGAAGTGAGCGGTTATCTGGGCGCCCAGGGCCACGGCGTAGGCGAATGGATGGCGCAGGGCGGCACGGTCAGCTTCGCCGGCAATGAGGTGGTGACCCAGGCCGGATCGCAGATCAACCTGTCCGGCGGCACACTGGACGTGCAGAGCGGAAAAATCAATCTGAGCTGGCTCAAGGGCAGCGACGGCCGGCTATACCAAATCTCCAGCGCGCCGGCCGATATATTGTACACGGGGATATACCAGGGATATGAGGTCGAGCATAGCCGTTGGGGAATAACGGAAACCTTCTACAACTCTCTTATCGCGCCGCAGAGCCGGCTGGAAAACGGCTACACGGTGGGCCGCGATGCCGGCACGCTGGTGATCGGCACGAAAAACGCAGTGCTGGAGGGGGAGATCGCCGGCGACACCTATCAGGGCGAGCGCCAGACGCAGGCGGCGCAGGCGGGTCTGGACGGCTACAGTCAGTCGCAGAAGGCGGCGGCGCGCGGCGCGCAGTTGGTGGTGGGGCAGTACACGCCGTACTACGTCAAGGACAGCGGCACGCTGCAATATGGCCTGACGGCGACGTCCGGCGCCGTACAGTCGGTAGTGTTGAGCGCCGAGGTAGCGGCCATCGCCGCCGATCTGGCGCTGGACGGCGAACTGCCGGAAGAGCGCCAGGGCGCTCTGTATCTGGACACCGATCTGCTCAACGACATCGGTCTGGGGGCGCTGCGCATCGCGGCGACGGACGCCATCACGGTGGATGACGCGCTGACGGTGGGCAACGGCGGCGAGATCACGCTGTACGGCCCGCGGGTGGAAGTCAATGCGGATCTTGCGGCGCACGGCGGCAATATCCGTCTGGGCAATGTGCTCAAACAGATCGGCAGCAACTTGCGCGTCGAGGATACGGTGCTGGCGGCGCCGGCCGGCACGGCGGCGGTCACGCTAGGGCCGGGCGCAACGCTGGACGCCAGCGGTCTGTGGAGCAATCTGCGGCTGGACGCGGCGGACATCAGCGGGTTGCCCTATGTGAACGGCGGCGGCGTCTCCCTGCGCAGCAGCGGCGATGTGACGCTAAGCGCGGGCAGCGTAGTCGATGTTTCCTCCGGCGCGGCGCTGGGCGCGGACGGCAGTTTTAGCGGCGGCACGGGGGGCGATATTACCCTGGTGGCCAACGCCAACAACGCATCGGACGAGGGCGCCTTTGTTCTGGATGGAGAACTGCGCGGCTATGGCGTCGACGGCGGCGGCACGCTGGATCTGCTGGCGGAACGGGTGACGATCGGCGGTGAAGAGGATCAAGCCGACGCGGGTTTGTGGCTGGACGAGATGTTTTTCGACAAAGGATTCTCGCAGTACCGTGTCACCGGCATGCGCGGCATGTCGGTGGCCGAAGACGCGACGGTCGACGCAGATATGCCGGTCTATCGTTACGGAACGGCCACACAGGTTGCCGTCACCGGTACGCCGATCGCCGAGGCGCTGGAACTATGGACGCCGCCGCTGTATCAGGAAGATGCGGCCGTCGGCGTGCTGACTCAGCGTAAAGGCGCCGGTCTGACGCTGCTGGCCGGCACGGCGCAGTCCAGCTCCGCCGACAAGGCGCTGACTCAAGCGTTGATCGGCAAAGGGGCGACGGTTACGGTCGATCCGGGCCAGTCCATCGAAGTGCGCAGCGTCGGCCAGTTGACGGTGGAAGGCGCGCTCAACGCCTGGGGCGGCCGCATCGAACTGGGCGCGATCGAAACGTCCACGACGGATGCCGGCGGCCGTTCCATCTGGATCGGAGAACAGGCGGTGCTGGATGCGGCTGGCCGTGCCACGGTGGCGACGGATGCGCTGGGCCGCCGCTACGGCATCGTCGACGCCGGCGGCGAGATTGTCATCGGCGGCGCTTTTGATCCTGCAAGCGGCACTGCCGGGGTGGCGGATATAACCGGCAACGCCGATGCTGACGATCTGTTTGTAGTGGTGCGTGAGGGCGCGTTGCTGGACGCATCGGGCGCTAGCGCCGTGTTGGATATCCCCGGTCTGGGCGCGATTGAGGTGGCCGGCGCTGGGGGCGCCATCACTCTGGCCACCAGCAACGGTCTGTATATCGACGGGGTGCTGCGCGCTGCGGCCGGGGGGGCGAACGCCGCCGGCGGCAGCCTGACGCTGGTGCTGGATACGCCGCTGTATGCGACGGGCGCGGATGAACGGGTGCGGCTGGCGCGCGAGCTGGTGCTGAGCCAAACGCAGGCGGAAAGTCCGCTGGCCGCCGGCCTCGGCGCTGATGAGGCCGCCGACCAACTGGCCTACGGCTATGGCGCGATCGGCGCGGACCGGGTCGCAGCCGGCGGTTTCGACGGCCTGACGCTGGCCAGCGACGGCCTGCTGAGTTTCGACGGCGACCTGTCGCTGACGCTGGGTCAGTCGCTCAACCTGCATGCCCGCGTGCTGGGGCTGTCCGACGAAGCGTCCGCGGACACCCGCGTCTCGCTAACCGCTCCCTATGTGCGCCTGGCGGGAATGGGCGGCGCGGTGGGGGGGACAATCGCATTCATCCTACCGTACACAGCGGCGGGTCCGCCGGCGTATCCCAACAGGATCTGGCCGGCACCCTGTTGA
- a CDS encoding substrate-binding domain-containing protein, with translation MKMQFKLKALAAAGMMMMAGAASAAVVGGGATLPEELYNEILTKTPFPGFNPYIGVGSGNGKTAFFNNDATKFNLPAGTPVDYAGSDSLVSATEAQNYKTNSESTFGPLIQVPSVLTSVTVPYNVSGRTSLNLTSDQLAKIFAGEIKNWNEVGGPSQAIKIVYRADESGTSEIFLRHLNAVAAGSVPSVNKDFSKVITVTDTEKYIAATGSDDVVSKVNSTPYSIGYVSPDKVDYDNPAKVAAINGLLPTEVNVQAVLETVTLPSTAADKADPTKWGISNANPAQGYPIVASTNLLFSQCYKDAGDNLRIREFFTQQYGTVNDTVIAAHGFVPLRNDWKQAIRDTFWSTNSSLSIGKADVCNGIGRPQ, from the coding sequence ATGAAAATGCAGTTTAAACTGAAAGCGCTGGCAGCGGCCGGCATGATGATGATGGCTGGCGCCGCTTCAGCGGCGGTGGTCGGCGGCGGCGCTACGCTGCCGGAGGAGCTTTACAACGAGATCCTGACGAAAACACCCTTTCCTGGTTTCAATCCTTATATCGGCGTAGGCAGCGGCAACGGTAAGACGGCTTTCTTCAACAACGACGCCACGAAGTTCAACCTGCCTGCCGGCACCCCCGTCGATTATGCCGGCAGCGATTCGCTGGTTAGTGCGACTGAGGCTCAGAACTACAAAACCAACAGCGAATCAACTTTTGGCCCGCTGATCCAGGTGCCCTCGGTGCTGACTTCGGTGACGGTGCCTTATAACGTATCCGGTCGAACCTCTCTGAATCTGACCAGCGATCAACTAGCGAAGATTTTTGCCGGTGAGATAAAGAACTGGAATGAAGTTGGAGGCCCGAGCCAAGCGATTAAGATTGTCTACCGTGCTGATGAAAGCGGTACTAGTGAAATCTTTCTACGACATCTTAATGCGGTGGCTGCTGGGTCGGTACCATCTGTTAATAAAGACTTTTCTAAAGTAATCACCGTCACCGATACTGAAAAGTATATCGCCGCTACTGGTAGTGACGATGTGGTGAGTAAAGTGAACAGCACGCCTTATTCGATCGGCTATGTCAGCCCCGATAAGGTCGACTACGATAACCCGGCCAAGGTCGCCGCCATCAACGGTCTGTTGCCGACCGAAGTCAACGTTCAGGCTGTACTTGAAACTGTGACGTTGCCGTCCACTGCCGCGGACAAAGCCGATCCGACCAAGTGGGGCATCAGCAACGCCAATCCGGCTCAGGGTTATCCTATTGTCGCCTCCACTAACTTGCTCTTTAGTCAGTGCTATAAAGATGCGGGTGATAACCTGCGGATCCGAGAATTCTTCACTCAGCAGTATGGCACCGTCAACGATACCGTTATTGCAGCTCATGGTTTTGTTCCACTGCGTAACGATTGGAAACAGGCGATCCGCGATACCTTTTGGAGTACCAACAGCAGCCTGAGCATCGGCAAGGCTGACGTGTGTAACGGCATCGGCCGTCCGCAGTAA
- the gspI gene encoding type II secretion system minor pseudopilin GspI — protein sequence MRGRLPVGREQARQRGFTLIEVLVALTIVSVALAAFARITGQTAANLGHIEQQSLAMLSAENSLAELRIGTLPAPGVRRFECPQGERRFACRVSIEPPRQGVYDVAVDVYAGRDDDHSLASLRTQLPAARP from the coding sequence ATGCGCGGGCGTCTCCCGGTAGGGCGGGAACAGGCTCGCCAGCGCGGCTTTACCCTGATTGAAGTGCTGGTGGCGCTGACCATCGTCAGCGTGGCGCTGGCGGCCTTTGCGCGCATCACCGGCCAGACCGCCGCCAATCTCGGCCATATCGAACAACAGTCGCTGGCCATGCTGTCAGCCGAAAACAGCCTGGCGGAACTGCGTATCGGCACGTTGCCGGCGCCCGGCGTGCGCCGCTTCGAGTGCCCCCAGGGCGAACGGCGCTTTGCGTGCCGCGTATCGATCGAACCGCCGCGGCAAGGGGTGTACGACGTCGCCGTGGACGTCTATGCCGGGCGCGACGACGACCATAGCCTGGCCTCTCTGCGGACCCAACTGCCGGCGGCGCGGCCATGA
- a CDS encoding substrate-binding domain-containing protein, whose protein sequence is MKGKRSRERDLRGYGLAFVIRPVGRVHPPGLYRFEYSTVRASSHDGGTSGKTGEHGYEHVVYSESAGRGRYDDGGSRVGGGATLPEDLYNEILTKTPLPGFNAYIGAGSGNGKSAFLNNDATKLNLAAGTPVDYAGSDSLLSATELQNYQINSESAFGPLIQVPVAITSIAVPFNVPGLGSLNLTSGQLARIFADPAVLTWNDPALGIANAPNADIKVVYRSDENGASEIFLRYLNAINSGLVWSVSNDFTKVINVNSSSKFVAATGDSGVVNAVNNTPYSIGYAGPDKVDYDNPARVASINGLLPAEVNIQAVLQTVTPPSTAADKADPAKWGISNANPEQGYPIVASTNLLFSQCYKDAGDNLRIREFFNQQYGTVNDTAIATHGFVPLRNDWKRAIRDTFWNANSSLSIGNPNVCNGIGRAQ, encoded by the coding sequence TTGAAAGGGAAGCGTAGCCGGGAACGGGATCTGCGCGGCTACGGTTTAGCCTTTGTTATCAGGCCGGTCGGGCGCGTGCATCCGCCCGGCCTTTACCGTTTCGAATATAGCACTGTCCGTGCCTCCAGCCATGATGGCGGCACGAGCGGAAAGACAGGAGAACATGGGTATGAACATGTGGTTTACTCTGAAAGCGCTGGCCGCGGTCGGTATGATGATGGCGGGAGTCGCGTCGGCGGCGGCGCCACGCTGCCGGAAGATCTGTACAATGAGATCCTGACGAAAACACCCTTGCCCGGTTTCAACGCTTATATCGGCGCAGGCAGCGGCAATGGCAAGAGCGCCTTTCTCAACAACGACGCCACGAAGTTAAACCTGGCTGCCGGCACCCCTGTCGACTATGCCGGCAGCGATTCGCTGCTTAGCGCCACCGAGTTGCAGAACTACCAGATTAACAGCGAGTCCGCTTTCGGTCCGCTAATCCAGGTGCCGGTCGCCATTACGTCGATCGCCGTACCTTTTAACGTGCCGGGACTCGGTTCGCTAAATCTGACCAGTGGACAACTGGCGCGAATTTTCGCGGATCCGGCCGTGCTGACATGGAATGATCCGGCGCTGGGGATTGCTAATGCGCCGAATGCGGATATCAAGGTCGTTTACCGTAGCGATGAAAACGGCGCCAGCGAAATCTTTCTGCGCTATCTTAACGCGATAAACTCCGGGCTGGTGTGGTCCGTCAGCAATGACTTTACCAAAGTAATCAATGTCAACAGTTCGTCGAAGTTTGTCGCCGCTACCGGCGACAGCGGCGTGGTGAACGCGGTAAATAACACGCCCTATTCGATAGGCTATGCCGGTCCCGATAAGGTCGACTACGATAATCCGGCCAGGGTTGCATCGATCAATGGACTACTGCCGGCCGAGGTCAATATTCAGGCGGTGCTTCAAACGGTGACGCCGCCGTCCACTGCCGCAGACAAAGCCGACCCGGCCAAGTGGGGCATCAGCAACGCTAATCCAGAGCAGGGTTATCCTATTGTCGCCTCCACTAACTTGCTCTTTAGTCAGTGCTATAAAGATGCGGGTGATAACTTGCGGATCCGAGAATTCTTCAATCAGCAGTATGGCACCGTCAACGATACCGCTATTGCAACTCATGGTTTTGTTCCACTGCGTAACGATTGGAAACGGGCGATCCGCGATACCTTCTGGAACGCCAACAGCAGCTTGAGCATCGGCAATCCAAATGTGTGCAACGGCATCGGCCGTGCGCAGTAA
- a CDS encoding PulJ/GspJ family protein, with protein MMRHARGQSGFTLIEVMIALVIMATLSIMTWRGLDSMNRADAQLRVRTAETARLMRVLQQIDRDLAWRATVELPPLGPAKSVSLLPAGITARRTAQTPLLLEVVRAAPAEPGRWQRVQWWVQADTLYRAAGEAAAAYPLPAPRTADRIALLTDVTAFEARAWEPGQGWRRLPAADRAGAFATGLEIRLGVRRDAGPSSAYRRVIAFD; from the coding sequence ATGATGCGGCATGCGCGCGGCCAGTCCGGTTTTACGCTGATCGAGGTGATGATCGCCCTTGTTATCATGGCGACGCTCAGCATCATGACCTGGCGCGGACTAGATAGCATGAACCGCGCCGATGCCCAATTGCGCGTCCGTACCGCAGAGACCGCCCGTCTTATGCGCGTCCTGCAGCAGATCGATCGCGATCTGGCCTGGCGCGCCACGGTTGAACTGCCGCCGCTCGGCCCGGCGAAAAGTGTTTCGCTGCTGCCGGCGGGGATCACGGCGCGCAGGACGGCGCAGACGCCGTTGCTGCTCGAAGTGGTGCGGGCGGCGCCCGCCGAACCGGGACGCTGGCAGCGCGTGCAGTGGTGGGTGCAGGCGGACACGCTGTACCGCGCCGCGGGCGAAGCTGCCGCCGCCTACCCGCTACCGGCGCCGCGGACAGCGGATCGCATCGCGCTGCTGACGGACGTGACGGCGTTCGAGGCGCGGGCCTGGGAGCCGGGACAAGGCTGGCGAAGATTACCGGCCGCCGATCGGGCCGGCGCGTTCGCCACCGGGCTGGAGATCAGGTTGGGCGTGCGCCGTGACGCCGGTCCGTCATCTGCCTACCGGCGCGTTATCGCCTTTGATTGA